The stretch of DNA tttatttttatagggcACAAAAGCAATTGAAGGATTGATTGTAAATTCTAACATGTTAAAGAATGTGCCTTTGAATACTCAAATATTCAAAAAGATGGTAAAGTTACGAATACTCATATTGAATGGTATGTGTCTTAGCggatcttttaaatatttatccaATGAGCTCAGGTTGCTTAGATTACACAATTGCCATTTGAGTTGCATACCATCTAATTTTCGTTGTGAGAAACTTGTTGAGTTAGACATGGAAGGTAGCAATATCAAAGAATTCCAATGCAATATGCAGGTTAGTATGTCtaatgtttctttcaacattgattgcatatttcttaattaagaACTTGGACtagaaaaatagaaattgattaaacctttttctactttttttcaACAGCATTTTAGATGCTTGAAGATTTTAAAGTTTGATTATTGTAAACAACTTAAGAAAACACCAAACTTCATCGGGGCACATACTCTTCAAAAAGTATCCTTTCATTATTGTTCGAAGTTGGTCAAGATACACCCATCAATTGGAAGTTTGGAGAGACTTGTTGAGTTAGACATGGGAGGTTGTAATATCAAAGAATTCCAATGCAGTATGCAGGTTAGTATGTCtaatgtttctttcaacattaattgcatatttcttaattaagaACTTTGACttgaaaaatagaaattgatTAAACCTTTCTCTACTTTTTTTCAACAGCATTTTAGATGCTTGAGGATCTTAAAGtttgataattgtaaacaactTAAGAAAACACCAAACTTCACTGGGGCACATACTCTTCAAGAAGTATGTTTTTATTGGTGTTTAAATTTGGTCAAGGTACACCCATCAATTGGAAGTTTGAAGAGACTTGTTGAGTTAGATTTTGAAGGGTGTATGAAACTCAAGGTTCTTCCAAGTAGCATTTGCAAGTTAAAATCACTTGAAGTTTTACATTTGAATTTTTGCCTGAAACTTAGGGAGCTTCCAATTGACTTGGGAAAATTAGAGCAACTAAGAAAGTTACGTGCTCGTGGAACTGACATCTCACATATACCATTTTCTTTGGGATGTTTGAGAAATCTAAAGGAACTGGATCTATATCAGTACACTAAGAAATCACGTGATGGTGTTGCTTTTTTTCCACCTTCAGTTGCAAATCCGTGCTCCTTTGAAGTTATTGAGAATTTGACTTCATTGGTATCTTTAAATTTATCAGGAAGAAGTTGTTATCTTCAAAGCTTACCATTCCGCCTTTGTCATCTTTCAAACTTGAAAGCTCTCTACTTGGAGAATTTCCAAAATCTTAGAGTACTTGTAGAACTTCCTCCTAGTTTGGTGAAGCTctctgcaaaaaattgtgtctCATTGGAAAAAATAGTAATTGTATCAAACTTGAAGAAACTTGAAATGTTGGATCTTGAAAACTGTGAAAGTTTGGTTGAGCTTCCAAAGATGGAGAGTCTTTCATCCTTAAAAGAGCTTGACATAAGGAATTGCAATGCTTTGAGTATTCCCGACAACTATTTGCATGAAGAAGATTTTCCAATTGCTCTTAGGAGTTTGTCCTCCTCGTTGAATGAAATAGATTTAATGGGAAGTTATTATCTTCAAAGTTTACTATTAAGCCTTTGCCATCAATATTCCAATTTGGAGAGACTCTTCTTGGACGATCTGCAGAATCTTAGATCACTTCCACAACTTCCTCCTAATTTGTCGCTACTCTCTGCAAAGAATTGTGTCTCATTAGAAAAGATAGCAGATCTATCCAACTTGAAAAGACTTGAATATCTAGATATTCAGAACTGCAAAAGTTTGGTTGAACTTTTAGGCTTGGAGAGTGTTGGATCCTTACGTAGTCTTGGGATAGCAAATTGCAGCGGTTTGAGGATTCCTTCGATTGAAAAGTGGTTCAAGGttagttaattatatatatatgtttccttCATCTCGATCTGATATTATATTAGAATAGATGGTAATAGTTATGgtattattaattgttatattgtaTGTCTGTATTCCGTAATGTAGGTACATcccaaatattatatttatgtggAAGTAGTTGGCTGGGGTAGAATATTCTGCGGTTTTGGAGTCCTTCAAATCCTGCACAATGTGATTGATCCCAGTGAAATTGATTATGCGGATGATGGTGGTAATAGAATTGATTTGAGTGTGAGAAGCAAAAGCAGTGGTGCTAATTGGATTCTAATGGAACCCAAACGTAAGCAAAAGCAGTGGTGCTTGTTTCGCGTTCCAATGACAATGATGGGAGAAGAATTGGAGGTGCATGTAGAAGTCCATGATTGGCAGAAGATATTTTGTGTAGGTGAAATATATAGAAACAGAGAAGGGGAAGTgcgtttctttccatccacaagGGGATGCATTCCTTCCTATAATAAGGAAGATGGAGagaggaagaggaaaaggaagATGCAGATAGGTAGAGGCAGGCAAAGGCGTTTCCTTCCAATCACAAGGGGATTGATTCCTTCTGTTATGAGCCTGGGAGATGATAATGCACAAaggaagaggaaaaggaagGCGCAGATAGGCAAAGGCGGCAGATCTATCAGGCAGAGGCGGTTATAATCTTCACCTTTTAATTTGCTgcaaaaagaattattattattgtaacataTTGTAAGTATATCCGCCCACACCTCTTTAACATTACATCTTTTCTTGTTCATTGAAtgtcattttaatatttatttattgtttataatttatgaatGAACCGACTGTAGTATTTGAAttaccacattttttttatattttatttattttgattaaaaggtaattaactaattaaaaagaTGACTTAACTTACTTTTATATTTCTTCCTATTTTACATCatatttttatgcttaaaatttaATGATTAGGTTCAAAGAGCTTTTATTTGCTTTTGTGTGTGGACTGTGGACAGGtacaatttaatttgatcaaagcAATTAAGAGTGATTTTTATACCATTTGGATGGAGATGGAATCAAATGGAGGATGAAAATAAAAGGAAGATCAAGAATTGAACCGACAGGTCACAAGTCAGACCTGTAGTGGATTGATTTTCCATTAGTATTCTTTTAGTTGGGTTATTCATCATCAGAATTTGATAAGAGTACTCTCTTGTTTGCAGGATAATCTTTTGACAGTAATTGGAGATCATAACAGTCCACATTTTGAGTTTCTGCAATTACTCTTCAACAAGTGAGcatttcatatatttaatttccagCATGTTCACTCTATGCCCAAGTGTCTCCCACTTGACAGATTTGTGCATTTTGAGCATTCTTGTGTTCAACACCCGTTGGTAAGACCATAAAATATATCTAATATCTTTAGAGATTTGTCTGTTCTCTTTTGTTGCACATGTACAATCCGAatcttaggttttttttttttgtttgataatcTTTGGTTTTAAACCTCTGTTTTGCATAtgaatcttttttctttttttttaagagaaagAGATATATCgtgggtttttaaaaaaaatcaacatcgtattttttttaaatgaaatacgacgtcaattttaaaaaattgacgaCGGCAAGAACTACGTCGCAAAATAACCAATGTTGTATTTAGAAAATAACCAACCTTAAAAGGTGTTTATGTAGTAGTGCATATAACAACCATATAAAATACTATACATATTTAAGCCAGACTTGTACGTACAGGATATATAGATTAATGAGTCAATTGGATGGTGGAAACAAAAGGGATCAGAGATCAAGAATTGTACCAAAAAGCCTCAAGTTAGAATTGTACGTACAGGATGCAAAGAGTCACATATAAGAATTGAAGTACATGAGCCATCCAGTGTGCTGAAAGTGAAGGAACAAAGCAAGGTGGACCCATATGTATAGAGTAAAAGAATTGATTTTGAGGTCTGAAGAATGATTGGAGGTGTACGTATAGTATGCACAACAAGTGTATAAGAGCAGGATGGTTGGAGTAGGAGAAGACACAATAAGCAAGTTGCATTTCTGAGTTA from Ipomoea triloba cultivar NCNSP0323 chromosome 7, ASM357664v1 encodes:
- the LOC116025170 gene encoding TMV resistance protein N-like; the encoded protein is MASSSSSSPSSSSSPPSSSPSSPSSPSSPSSSSSPSPSPSSSPSSSSSSSSSSSSSSTTAWVYDVFLSFRGETRKSFTDHLYEDLRQVGINTFRDDEEIRKGENISDEILKAIEGSKISIIVFSKTYAQSRWCLDELVKILDCKKNLQQMVLPIFYNVDPSEVRKQTGEFGKALTQHRQRFDDQKVDEWKVALTTIADLSGWDLQTMTNGYESKFIKKITEEVLREVNRTYINVAKYPVGIESRLSDILHLLQTQKHSDIKMFGIFGMGGVGKTTFAKAIYNLSFQKFESCCFIANIRSQASDGYNGLVRLQEKLLCKTLNGNKFEIDNVDEGISLIKERLRSKSVLIVLDDIDDTRQLELLAGQRNWFGSGSTIIITTRDVQLLSDLEAHEKYMVETLSHDESLQLLSWHAFGVPIPLEEYIELSKTIASYTGGLPLALTIIGSHLRGKSMQEWSDDAEKLEGIPHADVQKILKISYDSLDDDSQNIFLDIACFFIGHNKNDTFMILEACGFYAKCGIRILIERCLLTTYGGGEFETLQMHDLVRDLGREIVRKESSREPGKQSRMIDPKDVFDVLHGNKGTKAIEGLIVNSNMLKNVPLNTQIFKKMVKLRILILNGMCLSGSFKYLSNELRLLRLHNCHLSCIPSNFRCEKLVELDMEGSNIKEFQCNMQHFRCLKILKFDYCKQLKKTPNFIGAHTLQKVSFHYCSKLVKIHPSIGSLERLVELDMGGCNIKEFQCSMQHFRCLRILKFDNCKQLKKTPNFTGAHTLQEVCFYWCLNLVKVHPSIGSLKRLVELDFEGCMKLKVLPSSICKLKSLEVLHLNFCLKLRELPIDLGKLEQLRKLRARGTDISHIPFSLGCLRNLKELDLYQYTKKSRDGVAFFPPSVANPCSFEVIENLTSLVSLNLSGRSCYLQSLPFRLCHLSNLKALYLENFQNLRVLVELPPSLVKLSAKNCVSLEKIVIVSNLKKLEMLDLENCESLVELPKMESLSSLKELDIRNCNALSIPDNYLHEEDFPIALRSLSSSLNEIDLMGSYYLQSLLLSLCHQYSNLERLFLDDLQNLRSLPQLPPNLSLLSAKNCVSLEKIADLSNLKRLEYLDIQNCKSLVELLGLESVGSLRSLGIANCSGLRIPSIEKWFKVHPKYYIYVEVVGWGRIFCGFGVLQILHNVIDPSEIDYADDGGNRIDLSVRSKSSGANWILMEPKRKQKQWCLFRVPMTMMGEELEVHVEVHDWQKIFCVGEIYRNREGEVRFFPSTRGCIPSYNKEDGERKRKRKMQIGRGRQRRFLPITRGLIPSVMSLGDDNAQRKRKRKAQIGKGGRSIRQRRL